A single window of Leeuwenhoekiella sp. MAR_2009_132 DNA harbors:
- a CDS encoding RagB/SusD family nutrient uptake outer membrane protein yields the protein MLQLRTFALMLLLGGVFIACESDLDVTPEDDDELLADGFFENEGAYKQALAGVYANLSLTSINDPGGSNIAGLDAGTGQYIRGLFNLQNLSTDEVIWTYENDPGLRGMQRNSWSSDNPLILGVFARASYEIALANEFLRQTTPEALSGRGESTELIATVQTYRAEARVLRALANYHLLDMFGKAPSVTENDAVGFDQVPEIVGADLFNYIETELTAALPDLIAARQNEYARVDQGVANMLLAKLYLNAEVYTDTPRYADCVAVCETLISSGYSLTSNYLFNFMADNDTNGAQNEIIFPIANDGTNTQNFGGTTIIIQGEVGVPENNGESLGVNATGFGGLFRVRPDFSRLFTANPIYQNDARNTLITADRTMEIDNVGNTAQGYLITKFSNRTSTGGFGSDRTFTDTDYPLFRYADVLLMYAEATLRGGGGSTALALEYVNDLRERAFGNTSGNITQAQLTLDFLLDERSRELYWESHRRQDLIRFGVYTGSDYLWSYKGGPQAGTSIPEFRKLFPIPNQSLSSNANLTQNAGY from the coding sequence ATGCTACAATTAAGAACATTCGCTTTAATGCTACTCCTGGGCGGAGTATTCATTGCCTGCGAATCTGATCTGGATGTAACTCCAGAAGATGATGATGAGCTTTTAGCAGACGGCTTTTTTGAAAATGAAGGAGCCTATAAGCAAGCACTTGCTGGTGTTTATGCAAACTTAAGTTTAACCAGTATTAATGATCCGGGAGGTTCTAACATCGCCGGTCTTGATGCAGGTACAGGTCAATACATACGTGGGTTATTCAATCTTCAAAACCTTTCTACAGATGAAGTAATCTGGACGTATGAGAATGACCCGGGTTTACGCGGAATGCAACGCAACAGCTGGAGCTCAGACAACCCACTAATTTTGGGAGTATTTGCACGAGCCTCTTATGAAATTGCACTGGCTAATGAGTTTTTAAGACAAACTACTCCTGAGGCTTTAAGCGGAAGAGGCGAAAGCACAGAGCTTATTGCTACCGTACAAACGTACCGCGCAGAAGCACGGGTATTGCGTGCATTAGCAAACTACCATTTGTTAGATATGTTTGGCAAGGCACCTTCAGTAACAGAAAATGATGCTGTAGGATTTGATCAGGTTCCTGAAATAGTAGGAGCAGATTTATTCAATTATATTGAAACTGAACTTACTGCTGCCCTACCCGATCTAATCGCTGCGAGACAAAATGAATATGCCCGTGTAGATCAGGGTGTGGCTAATATGTTACTTGCAAAATTATATTTAAATGCAGAAGTATATACCGATACTCCGCGTTATGCAGATTGTGTTGCGGTATGTGAGACATTAATAAGCAGTGGCTATAGTTTGACTTCTAATTATTTGTTCAATTTTATGGCAGATAACGACACTAACGGAGCGCAGAACGAAATCATATTTCCCATTGCTAATGATGGTACTAATACGCAAAACTTTGGTGGTACAACTATAATTATTCAAGGTGAAGTGGGTGTTCCTGAAAATAACGGTGAAAGCCTGGGTGTTAATGCTACCGGTTTTGGTGGTTTATTTAGAGTACGACCAGATTTTTCAAGACTTTTTACAGCCAATCCTATTTATCAAAATGATGCGCGTAATACCTTAATTACGGCAGATCGTACGATGGAAATAGATAATGTGGGCAACACGGCACAAGGGTATTTAATAACTAAATTCTCAAACCGTACCTCTACAGGAGGCTTTGGTAGTGACCGTACTTTTACAGATACAGATTACCCACTTTTTAGATATGCAGACGTATTACTTATGTATGCTGAAGCAACTCTACGTGGTGGCGGTGGTTCTACTGCTCTGGCTCTGGAGTATGTTAACGATTTGAGAGAACGCGCTTTTGGCAATACCTCAGGAAACATCACTCAGGCACAGCTTACATTAGACTTTTTACTAGATGAGCGTTCTAGAGAATTGTATTGGGAAAGTCACAGAAGACAAGACCTTATACGTTTTGGAGTATACACCGGTAGCGACTATTTATGGTCTTACAAAGGTGGTCCGCAAGCGGGTACTTCTATTCCAGAATTTAGAAAGTTGTTTCCTATACCTAATCAAAGTTTATCATCAAATGCTAACCTGACTCAAAACGCAGGTTACTAG
- a CDS encoding SusE domain-containing protein, with product MISKFKQFVFLIAVVVAAACSEEDEKLTVAVEDAPLLAQLDINRVALDQTNPGNPAVTISWNKASYGLPTLVTYVVEFATEDSFENPVNALTTSNTEATLSVSALNNTANALGFVPFEWQQAYIRIKSSIGTQTSNVSYSEPIEISINPYFSYPYDDYYLVGAATAADWNNDNNNPLLFRNAFNENEYTYTGRFLADAFKILINRGAWAPQYGQDGGSLVLRATDDDPDPPVITSETAGYRTFTVNFATGAFSFEDVAAVGDAFTSVSVTGDNGSSVELTPLSFDPHIWYVRSTQLQAGSISFLANGSTTYGGSTEFSGVATVDGGNIPVPVKDDYEIWFNDITGDYAMIPLNFSK from the coding sequence ATGATATCAAAATTTAAACAGTTTGTATTCTTAATTGCAGTGGTTGTGGCAGCCGCTTGCAGTGAAGAAGATGAGAAACTAACCGTAGCGGTAGAAGATGCTCCGCTACTTGCTCAACTCGATATTAATCGGGTTGCATTAGATCAGACAAACCCGGGGAATCCTGCAGTAACTATAAGCTGGAACAAAGCGAGCTATGGTTTACCTACGTTAGTAACGTATGTTGTTGAGTTTGCAACAGAAGATTCTTTTGAAAATCCGGTAAATGCGTTAACTACTTCAAATACCGAAGCGACCTTATCTGTTAGTGCATTAAACAATACCGCAAACGCACTGGGGTTTGTTCCTTTTGAGTGGCAACAGGCATATATACGCATCAAGTCTTCAATAGGCACGCAAACTTCAAATGTGAGTTATTCAGAACCTATTGAGATTAGCATTAATCCGTATTTCTCCTACCCATATGACGATTATTATTTGGTAGGAGCTGCAACAGCTGCAGACTGGAACAATGACAATAACAATCCGCTTTTATTTAGAAATGCATTTAATGAAAATGAATATACCTATACCGGTAGATTTCTTGCAGATGCTTTTAAAATATTAATTAACCGTGGCGCCTGGGCTCCGCAATACGGCCAGGATGGTGGTTCATTGGTTTTAAGAGCTACAGATGACGATCCTGATCCTCCGGTAATTACTTCTGAAACTGCCGGTTACCGAACGTTTACTGTAAATTTTGCTACGGGTGCATTCTCATTTGAAGATGTTGCTGCAGTTGGTGATGCTTTTACTTCAGTTTCTGTTACAGGAGACAACGGTAGCTCAGTTGAACTGACTCCACTGTCGTTTGACCCACACATCTGGTATGTGCGCTCTACACAGTTACAAGCGGGTTCTATTTCTTTTTTAGCTAATGGAAGTACAACTTACGGAGGCTCAACAGAGTTTTCAGGAGTAGCTACTGTCGATGGCGGAAACATTCCGGTACCGGTAAAAGATGATTACGAAATCTGGTTTAATGATATCACCGGCGACTACGCGATGATACCTCTTAACTTTTCTAAATAA
- a CDS encoding SusE domain-containing protein, which yields MNTLLKYSIFSLFALATLTGCDNTEDLILEDPQSSFDVNSTNFSNLVLNASFPENAALTISWKDELDAASTYEVVMATDEEFTNEIALGTSDDTNFTITVAALNQLLLNAGAEPYKMFPIYVRINNGAQATSALSYNVMPYAVDAPVIVNPAADSSIVLDNENPDAAALEMMWTDFSTEGTTVSVVYSLQLAVAGNEFETFQTVAQVTDLNEYTITNSQLNALALTLGAEEEVSIALETRILATITSDTGVDERLSTPVAFNVTTYSTAVTNLFLVGSATAAEWNNNNNNAPIIRDPNNKNVYSYTAKFLGGGDFAFKLLEKRGQWQPQWGVTNNVFVSNEILGQEPGVLSVATTGYYKLDVNTKTGAYSITPYDASAAPSYTTIGYIGSSRTGNGDGWNEPDANLTQSTFDPHIWYANNVTLFDGELKFRANDSWGVNWGGSTEISGFGVRDSSNIPVSAGTYDIWFNDLTAGYILIPNE from the coding sequence ATGAACACACTATTAAAATATTCAATCTTTAGCCTTTTCGCTTTAGCTACCCTAACAGGTTGCGATAATACTGAAGATCTGATACTTGAAGATCCACAATCATCTTTTGATGTAAACAGCACTAATTTTTCAAATCTGGTTTTAAACGCTTCGTTTCCTGAAAACGCTGCGCTTACTATTAGCTGGAAAGATGAGCTAGATGCTGCTTCAACCTATGAAGTTGTTATGGCAACTGATGAAGAGTTTACTAATGAAATAGCTCTTGGAACCAGTGATGATACTAATTTTACAATTACAGTCGCTGCTTTAAACCAGCTGTTATTAAATGCCGGTGCAGAACCCTACAAAATGTTCCCTATCTACGTGCGTATTAATAACGGTGCTCAAGCTACTTCTGCACTGAGTTATAATGTGATGCCTTATGCTGTTGATGCTCCCGTAATTGTAAATCCGGCTGCAGATTCAAGTATAGTTTTAGATAACGAAAATCCTGATGCAGCTGCACTTGAAATGATGTGGACCGATTTTTCTACAGAAGGCACTACCGTTTCTGTTGTTTACAGTTTACAATTAGCCGTAGCAGGAAATGAATTTGAAACGTTTCAGACTGTAGCACAGGTAACAGACTTAAATGAATACACCATAACAAACTCACAACTTAACGCTTTGGCCTTAACATTAGGCGCAGAAGAAGAAGTTTCTATTGCTCTGGAGACACGTATTCTGGCAACTATTACCAGTGATACCGGCGTAGATGAACGTCTTTCTACACCGGTTGCATTTAATGTTACTACCTATAGTACTGCCGTAACTAATTTATTTTTAGTGGGTAGTGCAACAGCTGCAGAGTGGAATAACAACAACAATAATGCTCCTATCATTCGGGATCCTAATAACAAGAATGTGTACTCGTACACGGCTAAATTTTTAGGAGGAGGCGATTTCGCTTTTAAATTGTTAGAAAAACGAGGTCAATGGCAACCACAATGGGGAGTTACAAATAATGTTTTTGTAAGTAACGAAATACTGGGTCAGGAGCCGGGTGTACTAAGCGTAGCCACTACAGGTTATTATAAACTTGATGTAAATACAAAAACTGGTGCTTACAGCATTACTCCATATGATGCAAGCGCTGCCCCAAGCTACACGACTATAGGATACATTGGGTCTTCACGTACCGGTAATGGTGACGGCTGGAATGAGCCCGATGCAAACCTTACGCAATCTACTTTTGACCCGCATATCTGGTATGCAAATAATGTAACCTTATTTGACGGCGAATTAAAATTTAGAGCAAATGACTCCTGGGGAGTTAACTGGGGAGGATCTACCGAAATCAGTGGTTTTGGAGTTCGAGATTCATCTAATATCCCGGTGTCTGCAGGAACCTATGATATTTGGTTTAATGACTTGACCGCAGGATATATTCTTATTCCTAACGAATAA
- a CDS encoding alpha-amylase family glycosyl hydrolase — protein MKTKLLLLFLLALPIRFIAQTITITPDPFAEAETITITASNVPWTTGVYLWSWHYDSTETQINNPEAVGTDFSNSPESARFTDNGNGTYSYTLKPTEFYNNTGISRIGLLIKNKNGSQQSSDLIKNVGAFNLNLTAPSATSTSITGGSVFDIAANASVNADFKLYANGNLIDTQNNKTTYSFTTSPNLNTNYRLEALQTGTSNLVVRSFKTLVKPTPATIAVPTGMKDGFNYDKTKPNEATLVFYAPGKDFIHVIGNFNANNWSLDDTYLMNYDATADRHWIKLDLTNIPKTDLLYQYVVEYAITVADPYSTLILDEFNDQYIESATFSNIPPYPSGKTSNAISYVQLNESDYNWQITDFKPAKREDLVIYEILIRDFDDAHSFQSVIDRLVYLEGLGVNTIELMPVQEFDGNISWGYNPAFHMALDKYYGTRNAFKALIDAAHAKGIAVIIDVVYNHASGQNPYYRMYNTSNGGTGGQASADNPFFNQTATHSYSVFNDFNHNKEATKNYVKRTAEYWIDEFKIDGFRWDLTKGFTQNCTAADESCTNAFQQDRVTVLKEYADIQWAADPDFMIIFEHLGGIAEEKQWADYRLNEGKGIMLWNKQTNAYNQTTMGYSSESNFNGASYRQKGFDNPAAVTYMESHDEERLMYKNLAFGNTSGSYTTKNLNTALNRMKAAGAVFFTIPGPKMIWQFGELGYDISIFTCEDGSNPGDDSCKLSPKPHGWDLLNTTQRLELRDSWVQMIQLKKDLPIFETSTFTVEAGATNLTKKIHLTSTTAAEGEINFVTVLANLGLTVQTIIPDFQETGTWYNLMNNESYEVSSTTAPISLEPGDYRIFANKSANLSLKSFDTQNQLTVYPNPATQHFKLTQRVDSVSVYTIDGTLIKKLIFKDSENQEVDVSDLNTGLYLVKTRRGTASQTLKLLVK, from the coding sequence ATGAAAACAAAACTACTGCTACTTTTTCTCCTCGCTTTGCCTATAAGATTTATAGCGCAGACTATTACCATTACTCCAGATCCTTTTGCCGAAGCGGAAACAATAACAATTACCGCCTCTAATGTACCCTGGACAACAGGTGTTTACCTATGGTCCTGGCATTATGATTCTACTGAGACTCAAATAAATAATCCTGAAGCTGTAGGAACGGATTTTAGCAATTCTCCGGAAAGTGCACGTTTTACTGATAATGGCAACGGCACGTATTCCTATACCTTAAAACCTACCGAATTTTACAACAATACCGGTATAAGCCGTATCGGATTATTAATAAAAAATAAAAACGGATCGCAACAAAGTAGTGATTTAATAAAAAATGTAGGAGCATTTAATCTTAACCTAACGGCTCCTAGTGCCACAAGCACCAGTATAACCGGTGGCTCTGTCTTTGATATTGCTGCTAATGCCAGTGTAAATGCAGACTTTAAGTTGTATGCTAATGGAAATCTAATAGATACTCAAAATAATAAAACGACCTATTCTTTTACGACCAGTCCTAATCTCAATACCAACTATCGCTTAGAAGCTTTACAAACCGGAACATCTAATCTGGTTGTGCGTAGTTTTAAAACTTTAGTAAAACCTACTCCAGCAACTATAGCAGTACCCACCGGTATGAAAGATGGTTTTAACTACGATAAAACAAAGCCCAATGAGGCTACTTTAGTGTTCTATGCACCCGGTAAAGATTTTATTCACGTTATAGGAAATTTTAATGCAAATAACTGGTCACTTGACGATACGTATTTAATGAATTATGATGCCACTGCAGACCGTCACTGGATTAAATTAGATCTTACAAATATCCCAAAAACAGATTTACTGTATCAATATGTAGTAGAATATGCGATAACTGTAGCAGACCCCTACTCTACGCTCATTTTAGATGAGTTTAATGATCAATATATTGAATCAGCTACCTTTTCTAACATACCGCCTTATCCTTCGGGAAAGACTTCTAATGCGATTTCTTATGTTCAGTTAAATGAAAGTGATTATAATTGGCAGATTACAGATTTTAAGCCGGCTAAACGTGAGGATTTAGTAATCTACGAAATACTAATTCGTGATTTTGATGATGCACATAGTTTTCAAAGTGTAATAGATCGTTTAGTTTATTTAGAGGGATTAGGAGTAAACACTATTGAGTTAATGCCCGTTCAGGAATTTGACGGAAATATAAGCTGGGGTTACAACCCCGCTTTTCATATGGCTTTAGATAAATATTATGGCACGCGTAATGCTTTTAAAGCCTTGATAGATGCAGCACACGCCAAAGGTATCGCCGTCATTATAGATGTAGTTTACAACCACGCCAGCGGTCAAAATCCCTATTATCGTATGTACAACACCAGCAATGGCGGCACCGGTGGTCAGGCAAGTGCAGATAATCCGTTTTTTAATCAAACGGCTACACATTCTTATAGCGTTTTTAATGATTTTAATCACAATAAAGAAGCTACTAAGAATTACGTAAAGCGCACTGCCGAATATTGGATAGATGAATTTAAAATTGATGGCTTCCGTTGGGATCTAACTAAAGGCTTTACACAAAACTGTACCGCTGCTGATGAATCGTGTACAAACGCTTTTCAACAAGATCGAGTAACTGTTCTTAAGGAATATGCAGATATTCAATGGGCAGCAGATCCTGATTTTATGATCATTTTTGAACATTTAGGCGGTATCGCCGAAGAAAAGCAATGGGCAGATTACCGTTTAAATGAGGGCAAAGGTATTATGCTTTGGAATAAACAAACAAACGCGTATAATCAAACCACGATGGGCTACAGCTCAGAATCAAACTTTAACGGGGCATCCTATAGACAAAAAGGTTTTGACAATCCTGCTGCTGTAACCTATATGGAAAGTCACGATGAAGAACGCTTAATGTATAAGAATTTGGCCTTTGGCAATACCAGCGGATCATATACTACTAAAAATTTAAATACCGCATTAAACCGAATGAAAGCAGCCGGCGCAGTATTTTTTACGATTCCGGGGCCTAAAATGATCTGGCAGTTTGGAGAACTGGGTTATGACATCAGTATATTTACGTGTGAAGACGGCAGTAATCCCGGAGACGATAGTTGCAAACTAAGCCCAAAACCACACGGATGGGATTTATTAAATACTACACAGCGTCTTGAATTACGAGACAGTTGGGTGCAAATGATTCAGCTTAAAAAAGACTTGCCTATTTTTGAAACCTCTACTTTTACGGTTGAAGCAGGAGCAACCAATCTTACTAAAAAAATACATCTTACCAGCACTACAGCCGCTGAAGGTGAAATTAATTTTGTAACTGTACTTGCAAATCTTGGACTTACAGTACAAACTATAATTCCAGATTTTCAGGAGACCGGTACGTGGTATAATTTAATGAATAATGAAAGTTATGAAGTAAGTAGTACTACAGCCCCTATAAGTCTCGAGCCTGGTGATTATAGGATTTTTGCTAACAAAAGTGCTAATCTGTCTTTAAAATCTTTTGATACTCAAAATCAACTCACCGTATATCCTAACCCTGCCACTCAGCATTTTAAATTAACTCAACGGGTAGATTCAGTTTCTGTTTATACAATTGATGGTACGCTCATTAAAAAGCTAATCTTTAAAGATTCTGAAAACCAGGAAGTAGATGTTAGCGATTTGAATACAGGCTTATATCTTGTAAAAACGAGAAGAGGAACAGCTTCTCAAACTTTAAAACTGCTTGTTAAATAA
- a CDS encoding DUF885 domain-containing protein — protein MKIKLSLILFSIFIITSSCKNETDESFSKAQIAEASAALNTWFEKQFEADVAMSPQWQTDLGYKTNYDKWDDISSDQMLINFNNAKERLNYLEQEINVAALDSVTAISYALYKLNMKNEIEDYEYRFYNYPVNQMFGLHASVPAFLINKHRIDSVADAEAYIARILGVKPLFTELRNQLGIRESNQIIAPKFVLDRVLDDSRNILKGSPFDDSQEQMPILADFESKLNKLKLDTAVQEKLMADATKALVDSLQPAYNELISFVENQKIRATTDDGVWKFPRGDAFYAIALNRATTTSMTAEEIHKLGLNEVERIHVEMKEIMKQVKFEGSLQDFFEFMRVDNQFYYEDSDEGRAAYMKEAKAIIDNMRGHLDELFITKPKAEIVVKQVEAFREKSAGKAFYNSPAPDGSRPGIYYANLFDIKAMPKYQMQALAYHEGIPGHHMQLAIAQELDSLPKFRKFGGYTPYIEGWGLYCEYVPKEMGMYKDPYSDFGRLAMELWRACRLVVDTGIHDKKWTREEGVAYYKENTPNAESDCIKMVERHIVMPGQATAYKVGMNKILELRAKAETALGDTFDIKEFHEVILGQGALPLSVLEEEVINYIATQKK, from the coding sequence ATGAAGATTAAATTAAGTCTGATACTTTTCAGCATCTTTATAATTACAAGTTCGTGTAAAAACGAAACTGATGAATCTTTTAGTAAGGCCCAAATAGCTGAAGCAAGCGCAGCGTTGAATACCTGGTTTGAAAAGCAGTTTGAAGCAGACGTCGCAATGTCTCCGCAATGGCAAACAGATTTAGGTTATAAAACGAATTATGATAAATGGGATGATATATCTTCAGACCAGATGCTCATAAATTTTAATAATGCAAAAGAGCGATTAAACTATTTAGAGCAGGAAATAAATGTAGCAGCTTTAGACTCTGTAACAGCTATAAGTTACGCACTTTATAAACTGAATATGAAAAACGAAATCGAAGATTACGAGTATCGTTTTTACAATTACCCGGTTAATCAAATGTTTGGCTTACACGCAAGTGTTCCCGCATTTTTAATTAATAAGCATCGTATAGACAGCGTTGCAGATGCCGAAGCATACATTGCACGTATACTTGGTGTAAAACCTTTATTTACTGAGCTGAGAAACCAGTTGGGTATTCGGGAGAGCAATCAGATTATCGCACCTAAATTTGTCTTAGATCGTGTTTTAGATGATAGTAGAAATATCTTAAAAGGAAGCCCTTTTGACGATTCTCAAGAACAAATGCCAATTTTAGCAGATTTTGAGTCGAAGCTTAATAAACTGAAATTAGATACAGCAGTACAAGAAAAATTAATGGCAGATGCTACAAAAGCCCTTGTAGATAGTTTACAGCCTGCATACAATGAATTGATAAGTTTTGTTGAAAACCAAAAAATACGAGCTACAACAGACGATGGGGTGTGGAAATTTCCTAGAGGTGATGCTTTTTATGCTATTGCTTTAAATAGAGCGACCACAACTTCGATGACGGCAGAAGAGATTCACAAATTAGGCCTTAATGAGGTTGAACGTATTCACGTTGAGATGAAGGAGATTATGAAGCAAGTAAAATTTGAAGGCAGTTTGCAAGACTTCTTTGAGTTTATGCGTGTTGATAATCAGTTTTATTATGAAGATTCTGATGAAGGTCGTGCTGCTTATATGAAAGAAGCTAAGGCTATTATAGATAATATGCGTGGTCATCTTGACGAACTTTTTATTACTAAGCCTAAAGCAGAAATTGTTGTTAAACAGGTTGAAGCTTTTAGAGAAAAAAGTGCCGGGAAGGCTTTTTATAATTCTCCGGCTCCAGATGGCTCCAGACCTGGAATTTATTATGCAAACTTGTTTGACATTAAGGCCATGCCAAAATATCAAATGCAGGCATTAGCTTATCATGAGGGAATACCCGGTCACCATATGCAACTTGCAATAGCTCAGGAATTAGACAGTTTACCCAAGTTTAGAAAATTTGGTGGTTACACTCCTTATATCGAGGGCTGGGGGTTGTATTGTGAGTATGTGCCTAAAGAAATGGGAATGTATAAAGACCCGTATTCAGACTTCGGAAGATTAGCAATGGAGCTTTGGCGTGCGTGTAGACTGGTTGTTGATACCGGTATTCACGATAAAAAATGGACACGCGAAGAGGGCGTTGCTTATTATAAAGAAAACACACCGAATGCCGAGAGTGATTGCATTAAAATGGTAGAACGGCATATTGTAATGCCGGGACAGGCAACGGCTTACAAAGTAGGTATGAATAAAATTTTAGAACTACGCGCAAAAGCAGAAACTGCATTAGGAGATACCTTTGATATTAAAGAATTTCACGAGGTTATTCTAGGGCAGGGTGCTTTACCACTTTCCGTTTTAGAAGAAGAGGTAATAAATTATATCGCAACTCAGAAAAAATAA
- a CDS encoding CocE/NonD family hydrolase: MKHFKIALVGLFLLLVSGLQAQTEEYVKEHYDKQEVKIKMRDGILLHTTIYSPKDKSQKYPMLMMRTPYSCAPYGEENFKGRIGPNQYLVEEGNIFVHQDVRGRWNSEGVYDNMRAYIPNKKKKQVDEASDTYDTIDWLVKNVANNNGNVGTWGISYPGFYATYSLLSEHPALKAVSPQACISDFFFDDFHHNGAFLESYWRAISVFGYMKTEPTTEAWYKFPELPSEDQYQFFLDQGPLTNLDTYYKEDNVFWEQFKEHPNYDEFWKSRGILQHLKNIKPAVMVVGGLFDAEDLYGPFNTYKEIEQNSDNYNIVVFGPWSHGDWARQTERQAIGNVYFGDNLSRDFQKNYETVFFNHFLKNNGKGELNLPEASMYDSGAREWNSYTSWPAKEAQKKSYYLGANQKLTEAAAPEFENTFISDPQKPVPYSEDIKMVFTPRKYMTDDQRFAARRPDVLVYETAVLTEDMTLSGEILAKLQVATTSTAADWVVKVIDVYPPDAEDYPETQAYLKMGNYHMMVRSEVMRGRFRDSFSDPKPFEANTKTEVDLTLQGINHTFLKGHKLQIQIQSTWFPFIDRNPQTYVPNIYKAKAEDFTKETHTVYGDSEIQFTVIK, from the coding sequence ATGAAACACTTTAAAATTGCCTTAGTAGGTTTGTTCTTGTTGCTGGTTTCCGGCTTACAGGCACAAACAGAAGAATACGTAAAAGAGCATTACGATAAACAAGAAGTGAAAATTAAAATGCGTGATGGTATTCTATTGCACACCACAATTTATTCTCCTAAAGACAAATCGCAGAAATACCCTATGCTAATGATGCGCACGCCATATAGCTGCGCTCCATACGGAGAGGAAAATTTTAAAGGTAGAATAGGTCCTAATCAGTATCTGGTTGAAGAAGGCAATATTTTTGTACACCAGGATGTGCGTGGGCGCTGGAATAGTGAAGGAGTTTATGATAATATGCGGGCTTATATTCCGAATAAAAAGAAAAAACAGGTAGATGAAGCCAGTGATACCTATGATACCATAGACTGGCTTGTAAAAAATGTGGCTAATAATAACGGTAATGTAGGAACTTGGGGAATCTCCTATCCCGGTTTTTATGCAACGTATTCCTTGCTGAGCGAACATCCTGCATTAAAAGCCGTTTCTCCTCAAGCCTGTATTTCAGATTTCTTCTTTGATGATTTTCACCATAATGGGGCTTTTTTAGAAAGTTACTGGAGAGCAATTTCGGTTTTTGGGTACATGAAAACCGAGCCTACAACAGAAGCGTGGTATAAATTTCCCGAATTACCTTCAGAAGATCAATACCAGTTTTTCTTAGATCAAGGCCCTTTGACCAATCTAGATACGTATTATAAGGAAGATAATGTATTCTGGGAGCAGTTTAAAGAGCATCCTAACTACGACGAGTTTTGGAAAAGCCGCGGAATTCTTCAGCATTTAAAAAATATTAAACCGGCGGTTATGGTTGTAGGTGGTCTTTTTGACGCCGAAGATTTATACGGTCCGTTTAATACTTATAAGGAAATTGAGCAAAATAGTGACAATTACAATATCGTAGTTTTTGGTCCCTGGAGTCACGGCGACTGGGCCCGTCAAACAGAACGCCAGGCAATAGGGAATGTTTATTTTGGAGATAATTTATCACGTGATTTTCAAAAGAATTACGAGACGGTGTTTTTCAATCATTTCTTAAAAAATAATGGTAAAGGTGAACTTAATCTACCCGAAGCTTCAATGTATGATAGTGGAGCTCGTGAATGGAATTCTTATACAAGCTGGCCGGCAAAAGAAGCCCAGAAAAAGAGTTATTACTTAGGTGCAAATCAAAAGCTAACTGAAGCTGCAGCACCAGAATTTGAAAATACATTTATAAGTGATCCTCAAAAGCCGGTACCGTATTCTGAAGACATTAAAATGGTGTTTACACCTCGTAAGTATATGACAGACGATCAGCGTTTTGCTGCGAGAAGACCAGATGTTTTGGTTTATGAAACAGCTGTTTTAACCGAAGATATGACCTTAAGCGGAGAAATTCTGGCTAAGCTACAAGTAGCGACTACAAGTACTGCTGCAGACTGGGTTGTTAAGGTAATAGATGTTTACCCTCCAGATGCAGAAGATTATCCAGAAACACAGGCCTATCTTAAAATGGGTAATTATCATATGATGGTGCGTAGTGAGGTAATGCGTGGTCGTTTTCGCGACAGCTTCAGTGATCCTAAACCATTTGAAGCTAATACAAAAACCGAAGTAGATCTTACCTTACAGGGAATAAATCATACATTTTTAAAGGGACACAAACTTCAAATTCAAATACAAAGCACATGGTTTCCGTTTATAGATCGCAATCCGCAAACGTATGTGCCAAACATATACAAGGCAAAAGCCGAAGATTTTACTAAAGAAACCCATACAGTTTATGGCGATTCAGAAATTCAATTTACAGTTATAAAATAG